Proteins encoded by one window of Microscilla marina ATCC 23134:
- the tamL gene encoding translocation and assembly module lipoprotein TamL produces MLKTVHYLGGWLLVLGVLSGCMSTKNWKKGQYFLRSQDIKGNKKLSSSNLEALFRQKTNTRFLFGYPSVAAYNYGLKRFEPEKIRAKIEKTKAKYDTLVEQQEARIGKAPEGAKREKIRQKAEKKIRKLKEKKEDKVKDLNQTLREGNWWMRSVGEKPIFYDSLKAKESAKEMEAYYRSKGFFQATVDVETKRNKKRKKVKVYYKVEEGKPLLLGKIEYVTENKVIDSLLTTPELRKKSPLKQGKRYDEEDFNTERTRIVNLLKNNGFYTFHKQYLLFKVDTTALKDTTKQNRKLAHCRIVVNRPAGEEKYHRQYKIDKVIFEIQPNTEITNNAKPDYNKKVSSKGVVYKFAKRRIPYSSHILDYRVQIEPGAFYQYDQVLRTKSLLGALDMFKFVNTTFEIPKDSNDQKVGRLIARIKTSPVEKYQFTSEAGVTVGQGLPGPFINLSLKNRNLFGGAEVFETNFQYTLDGQASFSDENQNYSSQELSLNTALNFPVILFPTRLRFLFNDYGPKTRINVGYNFVQRPEYNRTNLRSSMTYLWFSRYSSYNFTLSEISFVNVPRISSTFKEQLLELERAGNPLIKSFERALVGSYYFTYTFNNTNIGELRNAHYVKLLMESGGTTFNLIDRQFLGGDTLIAGLKYFQFYRFNSSFHYYLPLNKKQKLAFRIHAGIARPYGVSETLPYEKFYFAGGSNSVRAWAPRRLGPGSHPPELREGSEEFDYSFEQPGEIIFEANMEYRFPIYGFFEGALFVDAGNVWMIEADNRPGSEFKFPSFLQEIAVGVGFGLRLNFSFLLIRLDAGVKAYDPARAVGNRYVLGNFNLGNPGHNGQTLLNLGIGYPF; encoded by the coding sequence ATGCTAAAAACTGTTCATTATTTGGGAGGCTGGTTGCTGGTTTTAGGGGTATTGTCGGGGTGTATGAGCACCAAAAACTGGAAAAAAGGGCAGTATTTTTTGCGGAGTCAAGACATAAAAGGCAACAAAAAGCTGTCTTCGAGTAATTTGGAAGCCCTTTTTCGTCAAAAAACCAATACTCGTTTTTTATTTGGGTATCCATCGGTTGCTGCTTACAATTATGGTTTAAAACGGTTTGAACCCGAAAAAATAAGGGCTAAAATAGAAAAAACCAAGGCCAAGTATGATACCCTGGTAGAGCAACAAGAAGCGCGCATAGGCAAAGCGCCAGAGGGTGCCAAAAGAGAAAAAATAAGGCAAAAGGCAGAGAAGAAGATACGTAAATTAAAAGAAAAAAAGGAAGACAAAGTGAAAGACCTGAACCAGACCTTAAGAGAAGGCAACTGGTGGATGCGTTCGGTAGGGGAGAAGCCAATCTTTTATGACTCGCTCAAGGCAAAAGAATCTGCAAAAGAGATGGAGGCATATTATCGGTCTAAAGGTTTTTTTCAGGCAACAGTAGATGTTGAAACCAAACGCAATAAAAAAAGGAAAAAAGTAAAGGTTTATTATAAAGTAGAAGAAGGCAAGCCTTTGTTGTTGGGCAAAATAGAATACGTGACCGAAAACAAAGTAATTGATTCGTTGCTTACTACCCCTGAGTTGCGAAAAAAAAGCCCTTTAAAGCAAGGCAAACGCTATGACGAGGAAGACTTCAACACTGAACGTACCAGGATAGTTAACTTGCTGAAAAATAATGGGTTTTATACTTTTCATAAGCAGTATTTACTTTTTAAGGTAGATACCACTGCCCTAAAAGACACCACTAAACAAAACCGTAAACTAGCCCATTGCCGTATTGTGGTCAATCGTCCGGCGGGGGAAGAAAAATATCACCGTCAATACAAAATTGATAAAGTCATATTTGAAATACAGCCCAACACTGAAATAACGAACAATGCCAAGCCCGATTACAACAAAAAGGTATCTTCTAAAGGGGTAGTGTATAAATTTGCCAAGCGCCGCATTCCCTATTCGTCGCATATTTTGGATTATAGGGTGCAGATTGAGCCTGGTGCCTTTTACCAGTACGACCAAGTGTTGCGTACCAAAAGTTTGTTAGGAGCATTAGACATGTTCAAATTTGTAAACACCACCTTTGAAATACCCAAAGATAGTAACGACCAAAAGGTGGGAAGGCTCATTGCCCGAATAAAAACCAGCCCGGTAGAAAAATATCAGTTTACCAGTGAAGCCGGTGTAACTGTAGGGCAAGGTTTGCCGGGCCCTTTTATCAACTTATCGCTCAAAAACCGCAACTTGTTTGGGGGAGCTGAGGTATTCGAAACCAACTTTCAGTATACCCTTGATGGGCAGGCGAGTTTTTCTGACGAAAATCAAAACTATAGCAGTCAGGAGCTAAGCTTAAACACCGCCTTAAACTTCCCAGTGATTTTATTCCCTACCCGTTTGAGGTTTCTGTTCAACGATTATGGCCCAAAAACCCGGATCAATGTTGGGTACAACTTTGTGCAACGCCCAGAGTATAACCGAACCAATTTGCGGAGCTCAATGACATACCTGTGGTTTAGCCGCTACTCTAGTTATAACTTTACCTTGTCAGAAATAAGCTTCGTAAATGTGCCTCGTATTTCGTCGACTTTCAAAGAGCAGTTGTTAGAGTTAGAAAGGGCGGGAAACCCTTTAATCAAGAGTTTTGAGAGAGCCCTTGTAGGGAGTTATTACTTTACTTACACTTTTAACAATACCAATATTGGGGAGTTAAGAAACGCCCACTACGTTAAGTTGCTGATGGAGTCGGGGGGGACTACTTTTAACCTGATTGACCGACAGTTTTTGGGGGGAGATACCCTTATTGCCGGACTGAAGTATTTTCAGTTTTATAGGTTCAACTCTAGTTTTCATTATTATTTACCTTTGAACAAAAAACAAAAACTGGCATTTAGAATACACGCTGGTATAGCTCGCCCTTACGGAGTATCAGAAACATTGCCTTACGAGAAGTTTTATTTTGCCGGAGGGAGCAATAGTGTGCGTGCCTGGGCACCACGGCGTTTGGGGCCTGGGTCGCACCCACCCGAACTAAGAGAAGGGTCAGAAGAGTTTGATTACTCGTTTGAACAACCCGGTGAAATAATTTTTGAAGCCAATATGGAATACCGTTTTCCTATTTATGGCTTTTTTGAAGGAGCCTTGTTTGTAGATGCGGGCAATGTGTGGATGATAGAAGCCGACAATCGCCCTGGGTCAGAGTTTAAGTTTCCATCATTTTTGCAAGAAATAGCCGTAGGTGTGGGTTTTGGCTTACGCCTCAATTTTTCGTTTTTGCTCATTCGTCTCGATGCAGGTGTCAAAGCATACGACCCTGCAAGGGCAGTAGGTAACCGTTATGTTTTGGGTAATTTTAATCTGGGCAATCCAGGGCATAACGGGCAAACCTTGCTTAACTTAGGTATAGGATATCCCTTTTAG